In Xiphophorus maculatus strain JP 163 A chromosome 15, X_maculatus-5.0-male, whole genome shotgun sequence, the following are encoded in one genomic region:
- the LOC102226754 gene encoding ribosomal oxygenase 1-like isoform X2: MESEHMSAFALYKTLQPELPPPAKKPCQRVQVEVKKKKKKVNGPAVAIVKNTRAKRRKIRNKLVKAANKEESKKTGPDETHQKEESVTAESLDAVLTELTRVNNSKERASKLFQWLLKPVPAKYFFRETWEKKPVYVQRKNPDYYKGLFSTAEFDRILRKENVQYGVNLDITSYVNGKRETHNPPGRALPFTVWDFYDSGCSVRLLNPQAFSSTVWNVLSILQEKFGSMAGANVYLTPPGTQGFAPHYDDIEAFVIQLEGKKHWRVYSPRSEDEVLPVLSSPNFDQAEIGKPILDVVLEAGDLLFFPRGFIHQGNCLPDAHSLHITISSYQKNSWGHLLQKVIPAALEVAMEEDVEFRRGLPLNYLTYMGVQNSDKVDPRREIFLSRVEKLIKKLPNFAPVDAAIDQKAKEFFHDCLPPVLTPDELATSVQGAPARWENGKVKNVGVHITTQTKIKLLRAGCARLYGGDAVHLCYTIDNSRVYHKEEPKSIEIQTEHTDAVEFLIHSYPNFVTVGTLPCDSVQDKIALAELLFEKGIIHTSEPLQAPPAVQSE; encoded by the exons ATGGAGAGTGAACACATGTCTGCTTTTGCTTTGTATAAGACTCTGCAGCCAGAGCTGCCCCCTCCGGCTAAGAAGCCCTGCCAGCGGGTACAG gtggaagtaaaaaagaaaaagaaaaaagtaaatgggCCTGCAGTTGCTATTGTCAAGAATACTCGGGCCAAGAGGAGGAAGATCCGCAATAAACTCGTGAAGGCGGCAAATAAAGAGGAGAGTAAGAAAACTGGACCAGATGAAACT CATCAGAAGGAGGAGAGCGTAACTGCAGAGTCTTTGGACGCTGTGCTCACTGAACTGACCAGAGTTAACAACAGCAAAGAGAGAGCCAGCAAATTATTCCAGTGGCTCCTCAAACCCGTTCCTGCCAAGTACTTCTTCAG GGAAACATGGGAAAAGAAGCCTGTCTACGTTCAGCGCAAGAATCCAGATTACTACAAGGGATTGTTTTCAACAGCTGAGTTTGACCGTATATTGAGAAAG gAAAATGTCCAGTATGGAGTGAACCTGGATATCACTAGCTACGTTAATGGCAAGAGGGAAACGCACAACCCACCAGGGAGAGCTCTGCCGTTCACTGTGTGGGATTTTTATGAT AGTGGCTGCTCTGTGCGCCTCCTGAATCCTCAGGCTTTCTCCTCCACGGTGTGGAATGTGCTTTCCATCCTCCAGGAGAAATTTGGTAGCATGGCAGGAGCCAATGT ATATCTGACGCCTCCGGGAACTCAGGgttttgctccacattatgaCGACATTGAAGCTTTCGTGATTCAGCTGGAAGGGAAGAAACACTGGCGAGTGTACAGTCCGAG GTCCGAAGATGAAGTCTTGCCTGTGCTCTCTAGCC CAAATTTTGACCAGGCAGAGATTGGGAAGCCCATCCTAGACGTGGTGCTGGAAGCCGGGGATCTCCTCTTCTTCCCTCGAGGATTCATCCATCAGGGCAACTGTTTACCAGACGCACACTCTCTGCACATCACCATCTCCTCATACCAGAAAAACAGCTGGGGCCACCTGCTGCAGAAG GTCATTCCTGCTGCATTAGAAGTGGCTATGGAGGAAGATGTGGAGTTTAGACGGGGTTTACCTTTGAACTACCTGACCTACATGGGAGTGCAAAATTCAGATAAG GTGGACCCACGGAGGGAAATTTTCTTGTCTCGGGTTGAGAAGTTGATAAAGAAACTCCCAAATTTTGCCCCAGTGGACGCTGCCATCGACCAGAAAGCCAAAGAATTCTTCCACGACTGCCTGCCTCCTGTGCTCACTCCAG ATGAACTGGCCACCAGCGTGCAAGGAGCACCGGCTAGGTGGGAAAATGGCAAAGTTAAGAATGTTGGTGTTCACATCACTACTCAGACCAAGATCAAGCTGCTTCGTGCAGGGTGTGCCAG ACTATACGGTGGAGATGCCGTGCACCTTTGTTACACCATAGATAACTCCAGAGTTTACCATAAAGAGGAGCCCAAGAGCATTGAAATACAAACAGag CACACAGATGCTGTTGAGTTTCTGATCCATTCATATCCCAACTTTGTGACAGTGGGAACTTTGCCTTGTGATTCTGTTCAGGATAAG ATTGCTTTGGCTGAACTTCTTTTTGAGAAGGGAATTATCCACACTTCTGAACCTCTTCAGGCCCCACCAGCTGTTCAGTCAGAATGA
- the LOC102226754 gene encoding ribosomal oxygenase 1-like isoform X1 gives MESEHMSAFALYKTLQPELPPPAKKPCQRVQVEVKKKKKKVNGPAVAIVKNTRAKRRKIRNKLVKAANKEESKKTGPDETKHQKEESVTAESLDAVLTELTRVNNSKERASKLFQWLLKPVPAKYFFRETWEKKPVYVQRKNPDYYKGLFSTAEFDRILRKENVQYGVNLDITSYVNGKRETHNPPGRALPFTVWDFYDSGCSVRLLNPQAFSSTVWNVLSILQEKFGSMAGANVYLTPPGTQGFAPHYDDIEAFVIQLEGKKHWRVYSPRSEDEVLPVLSSPNFDQAEIGKPILDVVLEAGDLLFFPRGFIHQGNCLPDAHSLHITISSYQKNSWGHLLQKVIPAALEVAMEEDVEFRRGLPLNYLTYMGVQNSDKVDPRREIFLSRVEKLIKKLPNFAPVDAAIDQKAKEFFHDCLPPVLTPDELATSVQGAPARWENGKVKNVGVHITTQTKIKLLRAGCARLYGGDAVHLCYTIDNSRVYHKEEPKSIEIQTEHTDAVEFLIHSYPNFVTVGTLPCDSVQDKIALAELLFEKGIIHTSEPLQAPPAVQSE, from the exons ATGGAGAGTGAACACATGTCTGCTTTTGCTTTGTATAAGACTCTGCAGCCAGAGCTGCCCCCTCCGGCTAAGAAGCCCTGCCAGCGGGTACAG gtggaagtaaaaaagaaaaagaaaaaagtaaatgggCCTGCAGTTGCTATTGTCAAGAATACTCGGGCCAAGAGGAGGAAGATCCGCAATAAACTCGTGAAGGCGGCAAATAAAGAGGAGAGTAAGAAAACTGGACCAGATGAAACT aAGCATCAGAAGGAGGAGAGCGTAACTGCAGAGTCTTTGGACGCTGTGCTCACTGAACTGACCAGAGTTAACAACAGCAAAGAGAGAGCCAGCAAATTATTCCAGTGGCTCCTCAAACCCGTTCCTGCCAAGTACTTCTTCAG GGAAACATGGGAAAAGAAGCCTGTCTACGTTCAGCGCAAGAATCCAGATTACTACAAGGGATTGTTTTCAACAGCTGAGTTTGACCGTATATTGAGAAAG gAAAATGTCCAGTATGGAGTGAACCTGGATATCACTAGCTACGTTAATGGCAAGAGGGAAACGCACAACCCACCAGGGAGAGCTCTGCCGTTCACTGTGTGGGATTTTTATGAT AGTGGCTGCTCTGTGCGCCTCCTGAATCCTCAGGCTTTCTCCTCCACGGTGTGGAATGTGCTTTCCATCCTCCAGGAGAAATTTGGTAGCATGGCAGGAGCCAATGT ATATCTGACGCCTCCGGGAACTCAGGgttttgctccacattatgaCGACATTGAAGCTTTCGTGATTCAGCTGGAAGGGAAGAAACACTGGCGAGTGTACAGTCCGAG GTCCGAAGATGAAGTCTTGCCTGTGCTCTCTAGCC CAAATTTTGACCAGGCAGAGATTGGGAAGCCCATCCTAGACGTGGTGCTGGAAGCCGGGGATCTCCTCTTCTTCCCTCGAGGATTCATCCATCAGGGCAACTGTTTACCAGACGCACACTCTCTGCACATCACCATCTCCTCATACCAGAAAAACAGCTGGGGCCACCTGCTGCAGAAG GTCATTCCTGCTGCATTAGAAGTGGCTATGGAGGAAGATGTGGAGTTTAGACGGGGTTTACCTTTGAACTACCTGACCTACATGGGAGTGCAAAATTCAGATAAG GTGGACCCACGGAGGGAAATTTTCTTGTCTCGGGTTGAGAAGTTGATAAAGAAACTCCCAAATTTTGCCCCAGTGGACGCTGCCATCGACCAGAAAGCCAAAGAATTCTTCCACGACTGCCTGCCTCCTGTGCTCACTCCAG ATGAACTGGCCACCAGCGTGCAAGGAGCACCGGCTAGGTGGGAAAATGGCAAAGTTAAGAATGTTGGTGTTCACATCACTACTCAGACCAAGATCAAGCTGCTTCGTGCAGGGTGTGCCAG ACTATACGGTGGAGATGCCGTGCACCTTTGTTACACCATAGATAACTCCAGAGTTTACCATAAAGAGGAGCCCAAGAGCATTGAAATACAAACAGag CACACAGATGCTGTTGAGTTTCTGATCCATTCATATCCCAACTTTGTGACAGTGGGAACTTTGCCTTGTGATTCTGTTCAGGATAAG ATTGCTTTGGCTGAACTTCTTTTTGAGAAGGGAATTATCCACACTTCTGAACCTCTTCAGGCCCCACCAGCTGTTCAGTCAGAATGA